One Nostoc punctiforme PCC 73102 DNA window includes the following coding sequences:
- a CDS encoding IS630 family transposase (programmed frameshift), whose translation MQSLEDFIKHSQDKREIIRAMAVKMLLCGYKHKEIMPILGVSSGFISTWKKAFFQNGVEGLKLAYKGSKGFLDTQQHKAVIEWLQTKEQWTFNELEYQLVSKYGVIFESKRSYYDLFNEARISWKKAQANNPKHDPELVAFKKKEICELLETRRAEIESGELVVFMIDECHLLWGDIIGYIWGKMSERISIPVVNARDKQTYFGALDYKTKEFLTHTANKGNSENTIAFLEYLRSQRPGAKLLIIWDGASYHRSQQIKDYLDSLNTNLDKEEWLITCERFAPNAPQQNPVEDIWLQGKRLIREFYFFCHSFSIVKAFFELSLNCQIFNFPKLHEYGVFS comes from the exons ATACAATCATTAGAAGATTTTATCAAACATAGCCAGGATAAACGTGAAATTATACGAGCAATGGCAGTCAAGATGCTGCTGTGTGGATATAAACACAAGGAGATAATGCCAATTTTGGGTGTTTCGTCAGGCTTTATAAGTACATGGAAAAAAGCATTTTTTCAAAACGGAGTTGAGGGTTTAAAGTTAGCATATAAAGGAAGCAAAGGATTTTTGGATACACAACAACATAAGGCTGTGATTGAATGGTTGCAAACGAAGGAGCAATGGACTTTTAATGAGTTGGAGTACCAGCTTGTATCTAAGTATGGAGTGATATTTGAGTCTAAACGAAGTTACTATGATTTGTTTAATGAAGCACGTATTAGTTGGAAAAAAGCTCAAGCTAATAATCCAAAGCATGACCCGGAATTAGTCGCCT TCAAAAAAAAAGAAATTTGTGAATTGTTGGAGACGAGACGAGCCGAAATTGAGTCGGGAGAGCTAGTTGTCTTCATGATTGATGAATGCCACTTACTCTGGGGAGATATAATAGGATATATCTGGGGTAAAATGAGCGAGCGCATTTCAATTCCAGTTGTCAATGCTCGTGATAAACAGACATACTTCGGTGCGTTAGACTATAAAACGAAAGAATTTCTCACCCATACTGCCAATAAAGGGAACTCGGAAAACACAATTGCTTTTTTGGAGTATCTCCGCTCACAACGTCCAGGTGCAAAACTTTTAATCATTTGGGATGGCGCTAGTTATCATCGCTCGCAACAGATCAAAGATTATTTAGACTCTTTGAATACTAACTTAGACAAAGAAGAATGGTTGATAACTTGTGAAAGATTTGCCCCGAATGCACCTCAACAAAATCCTGTAGAAGATATTTGGTTGCAAGGGAAAAGACTGATTCGAGAGTTTTATTTTTTTTGTCATTCCTTCTCTATTGTCAAGGCTTTTTTTGAGTTATCACTTAATTGTCAAATTTTTAACTTTCCTAAGCTCCATGAATATGGTGTTTTCTCATGA